A portion of the Microlunatus phosphovorus NM-1 genome contains these proteins:
- the topA gene encoding type I DNA topoisomerase — protein sequence MATTTGRRLVIVESPKKATQIASFLGDGYIVQSSRGHIRDLPTGAAEVPAKYKGEKWARTGVNVDHDFEPLYVVAPDKRPTLRSLKDALSNADELLLATDGDREGEAIAWHLLQELKPKVPAKRMVFHEITPHAIAEAVANPRDLDVDLVDAQETRRILDRLYGYEVSPVLWKKVMPRLSAGRVQSVATRLIVDRERERIAFRSASYWDIDAILDAGAEAEPPLFASRLVTVGEQRVAQGRDFNSRGALQSKGNEQLVHLDEKAATTLAEALRQADFTVRSIESKKITRRPSAPFRTTTMQQEAGRKLGFTAQRAMSVAQSLYENGHITYMRTDSVQLSGTAISAARHQVRQLFGPQYLPEKPRVYSSKVKNAQEAHEAIRPAGEVFRTPAQTGLTGDEFRLYELIWMRTIASQMRDAEGEQVTIKIDARPRPESGQPQCGFTSTGTTITFPGFMKAYVESTDDASSDDESTRRIPQLHEGQSLRPEEITAAGHETRPPARYTEPSLVAKLEELEIGRPSTYASIIRTITSRDYVFKKGSALVPTWLAFAVTRLLEEHFPKLVDYAFTAEMEDVLDEIAGGRAQRLAVLTDFYFGSKAGAADDREGLQRLVSELGDIDARKLSTFPIGDLESDPGAGGIVVRVGRYGTYVEDGEGRRANVADDLPPDELTVELARELLSKPMGEERELGLDPESHHQIVARNGRYGPYVTEVLPEDAPKSQKPRTGSLFRSMTIEGVTLEQALRLMSLPRVVGVDNDGAEITSQNGRYGPYLKKGTDSRSLETEDQIFDITLDEAKAIFAQPKQRGRAAAKPPLKELGNDPVSGKPMVIKDGRFGPYVTDGEFNATLRRGDEIETITPERAAELLAEKRAKGPAPKKRAAAKKAPAKKAATTRTGTAAAAKKTTTARKTSTTAKKATSARKAPAKRAGSTSSS from the coding sequence GTGGCAACCACTACCGGTCGACGACTGGTGATCGTCGAGTCGCCGAAGAAGGCGACCCAGATCGCCAGCTTCCTGGGCGATGGATACATCGTCCAGTCCAGTCGTGGGCACATCCGTGACCTGCCGACCGGTGCTGCGGAGGTGCCTGCCAAGTACAAGGGTGAGAAGTGGGCGCGCACCGGCGTCAACGTCGACCATGACTTCGAGCCGCTGTACGTGGTCGCACCGGACAAGCGGCCCACCCTGCGCTCCCTCAAGGACGCACTCAGCAACGCCGACGAACTCCTGCTGGCGACCGACGGTGACCGCGAGGGCGAAGCGATCGCTTGGCATCTGTTGCAGGAGTTGAAGCCGAAGGTGCCGGCCAAGCGGATGGTGTTCCACGAGATCACCCCGCACGCCATCGCCGAGGCCGTCGCCAATCCTCGCGACCTCGATGTCGACCTGGTCGATGCGCAGGAGACCCGGCGCATCCTCGACCGGCTGTATGGCTACGAGGTCTCCCCGGTGCTGTGGAAGAAGGTCATGCCGCGGCTGTCGGCGGGCCGGGTGCAGTCCGTGGCGACCCGACTGATCGTCGATCGGGAGCGGGAGCGGATCGCCTTCCGCAGCGCCTCCTACTGGGACATCGACGCGATCCTGGATGCCGGCGCCGAGGCGGAACCGCCGCTGTTCGCCTCGCGGCTGGTCACCGTCGGCGAACAACGGGTCGCTCAGGGACGCGACTTCAACTCTCGCGGCGCCCTGCAGAGCAAGGGCAACGAGCAACTCGTCCATCTGGACGAGAAAGCCGCCACCACGCTGGCCGAGGCGCTGCGGCAGGCCGACTTCACGGTCCGCAGCATCGAGTCCAAGAAGATCACCCGCCGTCCTTCGGCGCCGTTCCGAACCACGACCATGCAGCAGGAGGCCGGCCGCAAGCTCGGCTTCACCGCGCAGCGGGCGATGTCGGTGGCGCAGTCGCTGTACGAGAACGGCCACATCACCTATATGCGTACCGATTCGGTGCAGCTGTCCGGCACCGCGATCTCGGCCGCCCGACATCAGGTACGCCAACTGTTCGGCCCGCAGTATCTGCCGGAGAAGCCGCGCGTCTACTCCTCGAAGGTCAAGAACGCCCAGGAGGCGCACGAGGCGATCCGACCGGCCGGCGAGGTGTTCCGTACGCCGGCGCAGACCGGCCTGACCGGCGATGAGTTCCGGCTGTACGAGCTGATCTGGATGCGGACCATCGCCTCCCAGATGCGCGACGCCGAGGGCGAGCAGGTGACGATCAAGATCGACGCCCGACCCCGCCCCGAGTCCGGTCAGCCTCAGTGCGGGTTCACCTCCACCGGCACCACGATCACCTTCCCGGGCTTCATGAAGGCGTACGTGGAGTCGACCGACGACGCCAGCAGCGACGACGAGTCAACCCGGCGGATCCCGCAACTGCACGAGGGCCAGTCGCTGCGCCCGGAGGAGATCACAGCCGCCGGGCACGAGACGAGACCGCCGGCCCGTTACACCGAGCCGTCCCTGGTGGCGAAGCTGGAGGAGCTGGAGATCGGCCGGCCGTCGACGTACGCGTCGATCATCCGGACCATCACCAGCCGGGACTACGTGTTCAAGAAGGGATCTGCGCTGGTTCCGACCTGGCTCGCCTTCGCCGTCACCAGACTGCTGGAGGAGCACTTCCCGAAGCTGGTGGACTATGCGTTCACCGCCGAGATGGAAGACGTGCTCGACGAGATCGCCGGCGGCCGGGCGCAACGGCTCGCGGTGCTGACCGACTTCTACTTTGGCTCGAAGGCCGGTGCCGCGGACGATCGCGAAGGGCTGCAGCGGCTGGTCTCCGAGCTCGGCGACATCGACGCGCGGAAGCTGTCGACGTTCCCGATCGGTGACTTGGAGTCCGACCCTGGAGCCGGTGGGATCGTCGTGCGGGTGGGCAGATACGGCACCTATGTCGAGGACGGCGAGGGCCGACGTGCCAACGTCGCCGATGACCTGCCGCCTGATGAGCTGACGGTTGAGCTGGCTCGAGAACTGCTGTCCAAGCCGATGGGCGAGGAGCGGGAGCTTGGCCTCGATCCGGAGAGCCACCACCAGATCGTTGCGCGGAACGGCCGTTACGGTCCGTACGTCACCGAGGTGCTGCCCGAGGACGCGCCGAAGAGCCAGAAGCCGCGGACCGGCAGTCTTTTCCGCTCGATGACCATCGAGGGCGTGACCCTGGAGCAGGCGCTGCGACTGATGAGCCTGCCGCGGGTGGTCGGGGTCGACAACGACGGTGCCGAGATCACCTCGCAGAACGGTCGCTATGGCCCGTACCTGAAGAAGGGCACGGACTCGCGCTCGCTGGAGACCGAGGATCAGATCTTCGACATCACCCTGGACGAGGCGAAGGCGATCTTCGCCCAGCCCAAGCAGCGGGGCCGGGCTGCGGCCAAGCCGCCGCTCAAGGAGCTCGGCAACGACCCGGTCAGCGGCAAGCCGATGGTGATCAAGGACGGCCGGTTCGGCCCGTACGTGACCGACGGGGAGTTCAACGCGACTCTGCGGCGCGGGGATGAGATCGAGACGATCACCCCGGAGCGGGCCGCTGAGCTGCTCGCCGAGAAACGGGCCAAGGGTCCGGCGCCGAAGAAGCGTGCCGCGGCGAAGAAGGCGCCGGCCAAGAAGGCGGCTACCACGCGGACCGGCACGGCGGCCGCTGCGAAGAAGACGACGACTGCCAGGAAGACCAGCACAACTGCCAAGAAGGCCACGAGCGCGAGGAAGGCTCCGGCGAAGAGGGCCGGCTCGACGAGTTCGTCCTGA
- a CDS encoding GNAT family N-acetyltransferase: MSVTVRLVSAHDVVELTALVATNLDFLAPWDPQRAPDFATETAQRRLIADAIARHDRGEMVPLVILVEERIVGRITVNDIIRGSFHSAHLGYWVSESHNGQGVATAAVAATMDLAFGEYGLHRLQAATLLHNHGSQRVLERNGFSLIGRAPRYLRIAGEWQDHLLFQRLAD; the protein is encoded by the coding sequence ATGAGTGTCACCGTCCGCCTGGTCTCGGCGCACGACGTCGTCGAGCTCACGGCGCTGGTCGCGACCAATCTCGACTTCCTCGCTCCCTGGGATCCACAACGCGCGCCGGATTTCGCCACGGAGACGGCCCAGCGGCGACTGATCGCCGATGCGATCGCCCGACATGACCGCGGTGAGATGGTGCCGTTGGTGATCCTGGTCGAGGAGCGCATCGTCGGCCGGATCACGGTGAACGACATCATTCGTGGCTCTTTCCATTCGGCTCACCTGGGCTACTGGGTGAGCGAGAGTCACAACGGTCAGGGAGTCGCGACCGCCGCTGTGGCGGCCACCATGGACTTGGCTTTCGGCGAGTACGGTCTCCACCGGCTCCAGGCCGCGACCCTGCTGCACAACCACGGATCGCAGCGGGTCCTGGAGCGCAACGGATTCTCGCTGATCGGTCGGGCGCCACGCTATCTGCGGATTGCCGGGGAATGGCAGGATCATCTGCTCTTCCAGCGCCTCGCCGACTAG
- a CDS encoding ABC transporter substrate-binding protein, whose product MHRGLLGRRSLLAGLAALGAAGLVGCNASAGGSSDEASPTGAARFSYTDARGKVVEFDLPATGIVAQSSVAATLLDFGYQVAGVYGDLKPVDGKLSYQAGDLDLSKVTVLADVYGEFDVEKLAAMNPQVVIDLMFVKDELWYLPDDLLAKVEKVCPTIAMEMLDLGLVEIINDFAELSGKLGADLNAPLVTDAKKAFDDATAQAKEAIAAKPGLTVVGISRTADQVWITNANQAPDLAYWKSLGAKMIDHGGKPDTYFTEISYEQLDKFSADIIYDDSRAGYNEAADNQPTWRALPAVRAGQVVAWRPAAPYSWKTNAPILTEFATTYAQSQKVT is encoded by the coding sequence ATGCATCGCGGTCTCCTTGGACGCCGGTCTCTCCTCGCCGGGCTCGCAGCTCTCGGTGCGGCCGGTCTGGTCGGCTGCAACGCCAGCGCGGGCGGCTCAAGCGACGAGGCCAGCCCAACCGGCGCGGCCAGGTTCAGCTACACAGACGCGCGCGGCAAGGTCGTGGAGTTCGATCTGCCGGCCACCGGCATCGTCGCACAGAGCAGCGTAGCCGCGACCTTGCTCGACTTCGGCTACCAGGTCGCCGGCGTCTACGGGGATCTCAAGCCGGTCGACGGCAAGCTCAGCTATCAGGCAGGCGATCTGGACCTGAGCAAAGTCACCGTGCTCGCCGACGTGTACGGCGAGTTCGACGTCGAGAAGCTCGCCGCGATGAACCCACAGGTCGTGATCGATCTGATGTTCGTGAAGGACGAGCTGTGGTATCTGCCCGACGATCTGCTGGCCAAGGTCGAGAAGGTCTGCCCCACGATCGCCATGGAGATGCTGGATCTCGGTCTGGTCGAGATCATCAACGATTTCGCTGAGCTTTCCGGAAAGCTCGGCGCCGACCTGAACGCTCCGCTGGTGACCGATGCCAAGAAGGCCTTCGATGACGCCACTGCCCAGGCCAAGGAAGCGATCGCCGCGAAGCCTGGGCTGACGGTTGTGGGGATCAGTCGAACCGCCGACCAGGTGTGGATCACCAACGCGAATCAGGCACCCGACCTCGCCTACTGGAAGTCACTTGGGGCGAAGATGATCGACCATGGCGGCAAGCCGGACACCTATTTCACCGAGATCAGCTACGAGCAGCTGGACAAGTTCAGCGCCGACATCATCTATGACGACAGCCGTGCCGGATACAACGAGGCGGCCGACAACCAGCCGACCTGGCGAGCCCTGCCGGCCGTCCGAGCCGGACAGGTCGTGGCCTGGAGGCCCGCAGCCCCGTACTCGTGGAAGACGAACGCCCCGATCCTGACCGAGTTCGCGACCACGTACGCGCAGTCCCAGAAGGTCACCTGA
- the tmk gene encoding dTMP kinase, with protein sequence MVEHVGRQSGTGLFIVFEGGDAVGKSTQVRALTQWLRDEGISVVQTFEPGDTAVGRTIRQAVLDPATGDLSPRTEALLYAADKAQHVAEVIAPALSAGQVVVCDRYLDSMLAYQGAGRVLAIDEVAMVARWATQDLRPQLTVLLDLDPSEAVSTKTDKDRLESAGEDLHHRVRHHFLALAEADPEHYLVLPARLPIAEIAARVRDRVRPLLADLP encoded by the coding sequence GTGGTCGAGCATGTTGGTAGGCAGTCTGGGACGGGTCTGTTCATCGTCTTCGAGGGCGGCGACGCGGTCGGGAAGTCGACCCAGGTTCGGGCCTTGACGCAGTGGCTGCGTGATGAGGGCATATCCGTCGTGCAGACCTTCGAGCCAGGCGACACCGCGGTCGGTCGGACGATCCGGCAGGCTGTGCTGGACCCGGCCACCGGGGATCTGTCGCCGCGCACCGAGGCTCTGCTCTATGCGGCTGACAAGGCGCAACACGTCGCCGAAGTGATCGCGCCGGCGTTGTCGGCCGGACAGGTCGTGGTCTGCGATCGGTATCTGGACTCGATGCTCGCCTATCAAGGGGCGGGCCGGGTGCTGGCTATCGACGAGGTCGCGATGGTGGCACGCTGGGCGACTCAGGATCTGAGACCGCAGCTGACCGTGCTGCTCGATCTCGATCCGAGCGAGGCGGTCTCGACCAAGACCGACAAGGATCGGCTGGAGTCCGCCGGCGAGGACCTGCACCACCGCGTCCGGCACCATTTCCTGGCACTGGCCGAGGCTGACCCTGAGCACTATCTGGTCCTGCCTGCTCGGCTACCGATCGCCGAGATCGCCGCACGGGTCCGCGACCGAGTCCGTCCGCTGCTGGCTGATCTGCCGTAG
- a CDS encoding ABC transporter ATP-binding protein produces the protein MVLSDAPAIRHTLAASELGLGYGDRQIVENLTVDIPTGKVTVIIGANGCGKSTLLRGLARLLPPQHGAVLLDGRSISSIPSKQVARVMGLLPQTPIAPEGITVADLVGRGRYPHQGWFRQWSADDDRAVAEALTATSTLELADRPIEDMSGGQRQRVWIAMALAQETDLLLLDEPTTYLDLSHQLEVLDLLTDLNRRRGTTVVIVMHDLNLACRYADHLIAMKDGRISAEGSPSEVVTSESMLEVFGLRAQIITDPISRTPTIIPIGRHHCLEGDSADDRVDGDAQLR, from the coding sequence ATGGTGCTCAGTGACGCCCCAGCCATCCGCCACACCCTCGCCGCCAGCGAGCTGGGCCTGGGCTACGGCGACCGTCAGATCGTCGAGAATCTCACCGTTGACATCCCCACCGGCAAGGTGACGGTGATCATCGGCGCCAACGGATGTGGCAAGTCGACCCTGCTGCGCGGTCTGGCCCGACTGCTTCCCCCGCAGCATGGCGCGGTGCTGCTGGACGGCCGCTCGATCTCCTCGATCCCGAGCAAACAGGTCGCCAGGGTGATGGGACTGCTGCCGCAGACTCCGATCGCGCCAGAGGGCATCACGGTCGCCGACCTGGTGGGACGCGGTCGCTATCCGCACCAGGGCTGGTTCCGGCAGTGGTCTGCCGACGACGATCGAGCGGTCGCCGAGGCGCTGACCGCGACCAGCACGCTCGAGCTGGCTGACCGCCCGATCGAGGACATGAGCGGTGGCCAGCGGCAGCGCGTCTGGATCGCGATGGCGCTGGCCCAGGAGACCGACCTGCTGCTGCTCGACGAGCCCACCACCTATCTGGATCTGTCGCATCAGCTCGAGGTGCTCGATCTGCTCACCGATCTCAACCGGCGTCGGGGCACCACCGTGGTGATCGTGATGCACGATCTCAATCTCGCCTGCCGGTATGCCGATCACCTGATCGCGATGAAGGACGGCCGGATCAGTGCCGAGGGCAGCCCATCAGAGGTCGTCACCAGTGAGTCGATGCTGGAGGTGTTCGGGCTGCGTGCCCAGATCATCACCGACCCGATCTCACGCACCCCGACCATCATCCCTATCGGCCGTCACCACTGTCTCGAAGGCGACAGTGCCGACGACAGGGTTGACGGGGACGCTCAGCTCAGGTGA
- a CDS encoding DNA polymerase III subunit delta', which translates to MPTSPTLPAGVWSDLIGQERSVAVLQRAVSGRGHAMSHAWLVTGPPGSGRSNAARAFAAALQCSRGGCGDCTDCRTALSGAHPDVTLVRTELLSIGVDEVRELVRRASMSPTLGGHQVLVIEDADRVTERGADALLKSIEEPAPRTVWILCAPTADDVVATIRSRCRSLTLQTPTIDAVARLLETRDGIEPELAAYAARASQGHVGRARALARHEDARDRRAAILQIPFQLKDLSACLNAAATLVKTASEEAGAATADLDAKERRELEEALGFGTKGARPRQASAAIKDLEDQQKARVKRLQRDAIDRALTELTSFYRDLLAVQTNAGAPLINEDLAPKIAVLARKSTPETTLRKIDALLGCREALEGNVAPLLAVESTLISLARP; encoded by the coding sequence ATGCCGACGAGTCCGACCCTGCCTGCAGGCGTGTGGTCTGACCTGATCGGCCAGGAGCGATCAGTTGCCGTGTTGCAGCGCGCCGTCTCCGGGCGAGGGCATGCGATGTCGCATGCCTGGCTGGTCACCGGGCCGCCTGGCTCGGGGCGCTCCAATGCAGCCCGGGCCTTTGCCGCCGCATTGCAGTGCTCGCGTGGTGGCTGCGGGGACTGCACCGACTGCCGTACGGCTTTGTCCGGGGCCCATCCCGACGTCACCTTGGTCCGCACCGAGCTGTTGTCCATCGGTGTCGACGAGGTACGCGAGCTGGTCCGCAGAGCCTCCATGAGTCCGACCCTCGGGGGCCATCAGGTGCTCGTGATCGAAGACGCCGACCGGGTCACCGAGCGAGGCGCGGACGCGCTGTTGAAGTCGATCGAAGAGCCGGCGCCGCGCACCGTCTGGATCCTGTGCGCGCCGACCGCCGATGATGTGGTGGCGACCATCCGATCTCGCTGCCGGTCGCTCACCCTGCAGACCCCGACCATCGATGCGGTTGCCCGGCTGCTGGAGACTCGCGATGGCATCGAGCCTGAGCTTGCCGCCTATGCCGCCCGGGCATCCCAAGGGCACGTCGGTCGGGCACGAGCGCTGGCACGTCACGAGGATGCCCGCGATCGGCGGGCCGCGATCCTGCAGATTCCCTTCCAGCTCAAGGATCTCTCGGCCTGCCTGAATGCCGCGGCGACCCTGGTCAAGACGGCATCCGAGGAGGCCGGCGCTGCCACCGCCGATCTCGACGCGAAGGAGCGTCGGGAGCTGGAGGAGGCATTGGGCTTCGGCACCAAGGGTGCCCGGCCGCGCCAGGCCTCCGCGGCGATCAAGGACCTGGAGGATCAGCAGAAGGCGCGGGTCAAGCGGTTGCAGCGCGACGCCATCGACCGCGCGCTGACCGAGCTGACCAGCTTCTATCGCGACCTGCTCGCCGTTCAGACCAATGCTGGGGCGCCGTTGATCAACGAGGATCTCGCGCCGAAGATCGCCGTACTCGCTCGCAAGTCCACCCCAGAGACGACCCTTCGTAAGATCGACGCCTTACTCGGCTGTCGGGAAGCCTTGGAGGGCAACGTGGCACCCCTGCTGGCGGTGGAATCGACCCTGATCAGTCTCGCCCGGCCCTGA
- a CDS encoding DUF7059 domain-containing protein — translation MTTELCQHGAVQQPSSYQLAPAMLVDLRDTLAGHAYTVDAVLAAIGSTAHAALGRNSTVPAVEALAGRDDPLATLIRLWPLQRAVDRSAVERALPGLVEPLVDTGVLVVESGGVDSPGPPGADSRAGEMVRAEVDLRPYAADDRDLLVFSDLTPGLDTQVAPMRPDFVLGVSSASSTLAQLTIRRPVSAALDLGTGCGVQTLHLAGHAAAVTATDVNPRTLELAALTLALNGVSAELLDGSLYEPVAGRRFDLITSNPPYVMSPPRAGEERLAYRETGYRGDAMMEHLVRRAVDHLNPHGTCQILGNWAHVGGQPWQERLGGWVAGTGLDAHIVQREVLDVPAYVELWLADAGLAGSADYRQRYAEWLDYFAGLGIEAVGMGWLLLTRAGREDPWLRIEDWPYAVEQPIAPAFAAESDWITASRRSDDELLAQAWSLTDDVIEETTGQPGAADPQHIVLRQQRGFRRAIDADTALAAVLGACDGDLPLGVVIDAVAGLLEVDLRQLRADLLPRFRILIADGWFA, via the coding sequence GTGACTACCGAGTTGTGCCAACATGGCGCGGTGCAGCAGCCGTCCTCCTATCAGCTCGCTCCGGCCATGCTCGTGGATCTGCGGGACACCCTCGCCGGACATGCCTACACCGTCGATGCGGTGCTGGCGGCGATCGGGTCGACCGCGCACGCCGCCCTTGGCCGTAACAGCACCGTGCCCGCGGTCGAAGCGCTGGCCGGTCGGGACGATCCGCTGGCCACCTTGATCCGGTTGTGGCCGTTGCAGCGGGCCGTGGACCGGTCAGCCGTCGAGCGGGCACTGCCGGGACTGGTCGAGCCGTTGGTCGATACCGGCGTGCTGGTCGTGGAATCCGGTGGCGTTGACTCCCCAGGCCCCCCAGGCGCTGACTCGCGAGCCGGCGAGATGGTACGGGCGGAGGTGGACCTGCGTCCGTACGCCGCCGACGACCGCGATCTGCTGGTGTTCTCCGATCTCACTCCTGGCCTGGACACCCAGGTCGCGCCGATGCGGCCCGATTTCGTGCTCGGGGTGTCGTCGGCCTCCAGCACCTTGGCCCAGCTCACCATCCGGCGGCCGGTGAGCGCCGCGCTGGACCTGGGCACCGGCTGCGGCGTACAGACCCTGCATCTCGCCGGCCACGCCGCGGCGGTCACCGCGACCGACGTCAATCCCCGGACGTTGGAGCTGGCCGCGCTCACGCTGGCTCTCAACGGGGTGTCGGCCGAGCTGCTCGATGGCTCGCTGTATGAGCCGGTTGCCGGCCGCCGGTTCGATCTGATCACCAGCAACCCGCCGTACGTGATGTCGCCGCCGCGTGCCGGGGAGGAACGGCTGGCCTACCGGGAGACCGGCTACCGCGGCGACGCCATGATGGAACACCTGGTCCGGCGCGCCGTCGACCACCTCAACCCGCACGGCACCTGCCAGATCCTCGGCAACTGGGCACACGTCGGCGGGCAGCCATGGCAGGAGCGGCTGGGCGGTTGGGTCGCCGGCACCGGTCTGGACGCCCACATCGTGCAGCGGGAGGTGCTGGACGTGCCGGCGTACGTCGAGCTCTGGCTGGCCGATGCCGGCCTGGCCGGGTCAGCCGACTACCGGCAGCGGTATGCCGAATGGCTCGACTATTTCGCCGGACTGGGCATCGAGGCGGTCGGGATGGGCTGGCTGCTGCTCACCAGGGCCGGCCGGGAAGACCCGTGGCTGCGGATCGAGGACTGGCCGTACGCGGTCGAGCAGCCGATCGCCCCCGCGTTCGCCGCCGAGTCGGACTGGATCACAGCCTCCCGCCGATCCGATGACGAGCTGCTGGCGCAGGCGTGGTCGCTCACCGATGACGTGATCGAGGAGACCACCGGACAGCCCGGCGCCGCCGATCCCCAGCACATCGTGCTCCGCCAGCAGCGAGGTTTTCGCCGGGCTATCGACGCCGATACCGCCCTCGCCGCCGTACTTGGAGCTTGCGACGGCGACCTTCCGCTGGGCGTCGTGATCGACGCCGTCGCCGGCCTGCTGGAGGTTGATCTCCGCCAGCTTCGTGCCGACCTGCTGCCCCGCTTCCGTATCCTGATCGCCGACGGCTGGTTCGCCTGA
- a CDS encoding calcium-binding protein, with the protein MTVQRPSHTRARRALTVAGISALALGATYLSAPQASAATTASYQASARTLTVIGDNNANTIVVSRNAAGAIIVNGGAIAVSGGVPTVANTDTIQIFGLGGNDVLTMNEANGALPRALLFGGTGNDTLTGGSGGDQLFGQAGDDTLLGRGGVDVLFGGTDNDSLTGGDADDQAFGEAGNDTLIWNPGDDTDLNEGGTGIDTIVVNGGSGAEEFSATANGQRVRFDRVTPAPFSLDIGGGEKLQLAANGGDDSFVGGNGLAALIELTVDGGEGNDNLRGGDGNDILLGGAGNDVVVGARGNDVALLGAGDDRFDWDPGEGSDIVEGQAGRDRMLFNGSNGDEAFETIAVGSRVRFTRDVGNIVMDLNDVEDLLLNAKGGNDQVKVGDLSGTDIVRQTVDLAADGGGAPDGAGDDVEVVGTNGDDVIQVKGRSARQLVTGLSASVAVLHADPAPTDRVTINAAIGDDVVSGNELRAPAGLVIRGGVGHDVLVGSQGDDEIFGEAGDDVLIGGPGRDRLDGGPGDDILLEGEILVDGEIATKAWVAKNVRVSDGSTAVTVGGKQLIVPDYQLPAATR; encoded by the coding sequence ATGACTGTGCAACGCCCCTCCCACACCCGGGCCCGACGGGCCCTCACCGTCGCCGGGATCAGCGCCCTGGCCCTCGGCGCGACCTATCTCTCGGCTCCGCAAGCCAGCGCGGCAACCACCGCCTCCTATCAGGCTTCGGCCCGGACCTTGACCGTGATCGGCGACAACAACGCCAACACCATCGTCGTCTCGCGCAACGCCGCGGGCGCCATCATCGTCAACGGTGGCGCCATCGCCGTGTCCGGCGGCGTACCCACGGTGGCGAACACCGACACCATCCAGATCTTCGGCCTCGGCGGCAACGATGTGCTGACCATGAACGAGGCCAACGGCGCCCTTCCTCGCGCCCTGCTCTTCGGCGGCACCGGCAACGACACCCTGACCGGTGGCTCCGGCGGTGATCAGCTGTTCGGCCAGGCCGGCGACGACACACTGCTTGGTCGGGGTGGGGTCGACGTGCTGTTCGGCGGAACGGACAACGACAGCCTGACCGGCGGCGACGCCGACGACCAAGCCTTCGGGGAAGCCGGCAACGACACGCTGATCTGGAACCCGGGCGACGACACCGACCTGAACGAGGGCGGCACGGGCATCGACACCATCGTGGTCAACGGCGGGAGCGGCGCGGAGGAGTTCTCTGCCACCGCCAACGGCCAGCGGGTCCGCTTCGACCGGGTCACGCCGGCCCCATTCAGTCTGGACATCGGCGGCGGCGAGAAGCTGCAGCTGGCCGCCAACGGCGGCGACGACAGCTTCGTCGGCGGCAACGGACTGGCCGCGCTGATCGAGCTCACCGTCGACGGCGGCGAGGGGAACGACAACCTGCGCGGCGGGGACGGCAACGACATCCTGCTGGGCGGCGCCGGCAACGATGTGGTCGTCGGCGCTCGCGGGAACGACGTCGCCCTCCTCGGTGCCGGCGATGACCGATTCGACTGGGACCCCGGCGAGGGCAGCGACATCGTCGAGGGCCAGGCAGGTCGCGACCGGATGCTGTTCAATGGCAGCAACGGCGACGAGGCGTTCGAGACCATCGCGGTCGGCAGCCGGGTGCGATTCACCCGCGACGTCGGAAACATCGTGATGGACCTGAACGATGTCGAGGACCTCCTGCTCAATGCCAAGGGCGGCAACGACCAGGTCAAGGTCGGCGATCTGTCGGGCACCGACATCGTTCGGCAGACCGTCGATCTGGCTGCCGACGGCGGCGGGGCTCCCGACGGTGCGGGCGACGACGTCGAGGTCGTGGGAACAAACGGCGACGACGTGATCCAGGTCAAGGGTCGGTCCGCCCGCCAGCTGGTCACGGGCCTGTCCGCAAGCGTCGCCGTGCTTCATGCTGACCCGGCTCCGACGGACCGGGTCACCATCAACGCCGCCATCGGCGACGATGTCGTCTCCGGCAACGAACTCAGAGCACCTGCCGGCCTGGTGATCCGAGGCGGGGTCGGCCATGACGTGCTGGTCGGCAGCCAGGGCGACGACGAGATCTTCGGCGAGGCCGGTGACGATGTTCTCATCGGCGGTCCCGGTCGGGACCGGCTGGACGGTGGCCCCGGCGACGACATCCTGCTGGAGGGCGAGATCCTGGTCGACGGCGAGATCGCGACCAAGGCCTGGGTGGCCAAGAACGTACGCGTCAGCGACGGCAGCACCGCCGTGACCGTCGGCGGCAAGCAGCTGATCGTCCCCGACTACCAACTGCCGGCTGCGACTCGCTGA